The Pseudorasbora parva isolate DD20220531a chromosome 19, ASM2467924v1, whole genome shotgun sequence genomic sequence CAGTTAATCCTAGGAAACTCAGCTGAATACCGCGGGTGTTTAGGGACAGTTAAGATGTGTTGACAGAATAGACAGTCCTCAGAACTGAACCTCAAATCACCCTTTCGCTGTAGTGAACTTATAATAGTATGCAATGACAGACCCAGGAGTTTATCCCTGATCCAGCTAGATCATATTTACTTTCAACATGGCATCTTGTGGTATTTGGTCCCCTTGTTGGCAGCTAGTGAAACATTGTTTGCCATGCCCTAAAAAGGtagagagaaagaaaaggtATGGGAACTATGCCATGGGCATTACATAAGACTTTTAGCGTGCTAATTAGTAAATAGTGATGTTCTTATTCAGCGCTTTTGTAACAAAGTGGGAAAAGAGTCCTGCAAATGTCCTCTCAAATTACATTAGGTGTTACATTTTTGCCATGTCCATCTGCAACCGTGACTGTTTTGCTTCTTGCAGACTGCCACAAGACTTTTGGATGAGCTGTGTCACTTAACAGTTCAGTCTCTAGAATCACTGGAGCCCGCAGACCACTTCCAAATTATTAAACTTCTTGGAGAGGGTTCATATGGCAAAGTTATGTTAGCAGTGCACAAGAAGAGAGGTAAGTGGTGACAACAACCCTAttatatgtttctttgtttttctctcAACTGATTACTGTACTGCTTCCTTCCTTTACCTTTGAAAAGATCTCCAATTTTCTTCCAAATTTGCATGTAATCTAGGAACCCCAATGGCCCTGAAATTCTTTCAGCGAGAATCCACATCTCTCCTGTCATTTCTGAGGGAATATAACCTGTCTTTGGCCTTCTGCACCCACCCCTCACTTACCTCAGCTTTGGGCATTGCTTTCTCCACTCCTACTCACTACGTGTTCGCCCAGCAGCCTTGCCTCTACGGCGACCTCTATGATGTCATCGTTCCTGAGGTTGGTAAAAGCTTGACATCAGTTACATACGTCTTAATGATGATTGGTCCATTAATTCATAAAGATTCCAGGGATTAACCATCCATTTGCATGCCACAGCTGACTAGTCCAGTTGAGAACATCAAAAAGGTAAATATCTTGAGTTGTAATACACATAAGGgtcctcattcatgaaacacgTGCAGAACGAATTTGTGTGTgaatttgtgtgtaaatcgtTCGTAAAGCCGCTCTGACGTAAATTTTCGGATTCACAATTTTTTTCTTCGTATTTTCAAAATGTCAGTTGGTACGAAAGAAATGCTGCTTACACACTACTATATAAACGGGACAATTTTTGGCCAATGTTTGCCCTTCCGAAAATCCTAGGTAATGTTCTGATCATCTTGATTATCCAgatccagggggttaataagtCTGATGACATTGCCTTCTGAAGTAAagcaatgcatttgtgtaagaaaagtaTCTAGCTTCCACCAGATCATAAAAAAACGTAGTTGGTCTGCAATGTCATCAGATGTAGCGTAATAATTTTAAACTGCGAGAGGCACTTCACTTCTTCCGAAAGCAGTTATTTTACcccaggacgtctgtaatattaatggccaattcgcacgggataagacatctcagtaaaactagcagaagtgggaggagtaactcgctttacgcacctccttgacgtcatgtgcgtatgacgttaccgttatcacgtgagcaaacacacaacctgagcgccagtctgaactccgtctccaatatgtgtgtgttttaataaacagttgggtccagtctaacgattctgattggattgtgttggtaatagacactttcctagagctaaaatgtgttgtgccgctaataagtgcttttgatcttctttttgctttaaatgatatgcggaaaatactggacattttctacagatttgtcccaccacctacaacgcaaccgaatgctaaatgttaaaaaacctttaaacaggaaatgacggaattttaccatacatttttacagcaggtctattcgaacgggattagtattacccgaggtaatttttccggacctttttacagaaggtaaaagtctcggtaatctttattgacattgtccgtaatgattaccgagatggcacattcggacgggactaaaatcaccaagaacctctggtaataattactttacccccacgtctctatgttaaactaatccagtcccaATAGGGCTTTAGACACCCCTGTCTTAAGTGGTAACTTGTTTTCTTGCAGGTTGGTCTGGAAGAGAGCCATGCCCAGGGAGTGGCTTCTCAGATCAGCGGTGCCCTGTCTCACCTCCATTCCCTTGGCTTTGTCCATCGTGATGTCAAACCAGAAAACATCTTCCTATGTGACAGTACCTGTCGTTGGGTCAAGCTCGGTGATTTTGGCATGGTTAAGGCTGCAGAGACCAGGGTGCCATGCGTGTGGTACAGTTCCCCTTACTGCACGCCTGAGGCTGAGATTGCGCGGAAGGGAAAGGAAACTGATTTGGGCCACTCAGAGGTGGATGACAATGGGAACAAGCCAAAAGGAGACTCCGGAAAGACTCAGAGGATGCTGGTGTCTGTGGATCCCAGTACAGACAGTTGGGCATTAGGCATTCTAATCTACACCATGCTTATGGGGAGCCTTCCGTGGTCTGAGACCGTTTCAGACAACACTGCATATAAAAGCTATCTACAGTGGAGCACTTGGGAAGTTTTGCCAATACAAGAGAGAGGGTCAGATCAACCTGAGGACTTGGAGATGGCAACCCAGTTTGCAGCATTCACCCAACTAGCAACATGTCTTCTCAAGTCCCTGCTCCATCCACAGCCTAGGCTGCGTGGCAGACCAGATGAGGTGGGAAGGTACCTGGGAGGAGCCTGGCTATTGGACAAAGATGTCAGTAGAtgatgaaacaaaaaaaaaaaggtttcaaTCACAAGACTGTTgttatatattctatatataaTATTCTAATCATAAGACTGTTgttatatattctatatataaTATTGCGTATATTCATAATTAGCTGGGAGTTTCTTTTCCTAACTGACCATTACAGATATTAACTGTAAACATTGAAGGTTTTACAATACCTCAGATGagattttaaaggtcccatggcatggcattttcatttcattagggttttcaacattaatatgagttcccctagcctgaatattgtccccaagtggctagaaattttgattgATGTAAAACAGAGTTTTGgttgtctttctctgcctttgagaagatgagagctcagacgagctgatcttgaattctcctgttatgacgtcataacaggaaaggtttcctctgctttgcccaccCAGAGgattagtagagaatggattcagtttatcagtcgcgatgtcagctcaggctttaccatatggattcgacagcaccgccacaaacagtgagtaacagtgttcattaatgcctgatctgggatcagtgatttctgatgtgtagctaatcattcaagttcacacagactttctttctaaatcgtttaatactgtcagtcccaCCGCTGACCGTCTTGATTTATCAGTGAATCAAGTCAGTGACTAAAACGGTAGCATGAACCAAacctgttatttaaatgattaaactacagaaagcgatcaaagaacactctttataatgctCGGATTTGTCAATCACACttatatctgcagtgcacactttTTCAAACTGCAGTTATAATGAATGACGCTGTTAAGCTgcacaacagaagctcttactgtattcacgTCGATGTCGTTGTAATAACGTTCATAgaaatgggaaggaaggaggcgggaaccggcaaacattcaacaacttttattaaataagcaaacaaaacgaaagtaaaccgcgggcagcccctcacagacgactgcccgcacacacataacaaaacataaacaaaactcagcgtaagatccaggcctggtcctctctcgtccttgactGGTGTTGCTCATCCTTAAATgtctccgagctccctcatgagaggactcgagaccggtgtggctcgcaagTGACGCTCGTTCGCAATCACGTCCCCGGTTtcactcgctcctcccatgtctttcgctcgttcacctcgccacaTACCCTCATCGCACCTCACAGGCCGGGGGGTACACCCGAGACTACGCCTACTCCTCCCCGGGGGGCCCAATCTCCGCATCTCACGCGTCTGGGCAGACGAGATGAGAGAAGCGGGAGACGGAGAccgagcgacaggacgagagagtggagagaggaaaaagaaaaatctgttCTGATTCCCGGACACACTGCCGCTCGGTCCTCACCAACcaagaggctcttcctcgtggTGCTATGCGATGGTGCTTGACCCCCTGGCGGCCGGTGGTGGCTCCTCTGCCTGAGGGAGCCGGCAGCGAGCTCCGCattccctgctcctccccattACGGCGGACAGCAGCAGGCTGCGGCCCACGACGAACTCCGgcaactcctccgctccctccaggacggccgccaccccacctcgacccaggggcacggcagcgagctcTCCGTCCCACCGGTCTCAACTCGCTCCAGCACCGCCGCCTCGGGCAGCCACTCGCGGTCTTTCCTCATCCGCACTGCCTGAACTCCTCAGCACCACGGTCCCCCTCATTagcgagggctctccgacagcgcgtccctccttcctcccgggcttcggcaccaatgtaataacGTTCATAGAAATggaaaggaaggaggcgggaaccggcgaacattcaacatgatttctgaaggattgtgtGGCACTGGAGTAATAAtactgaaaatacagctttgcatcaattatacattttaaaatatattccaaaaaaaacttttcttttaaattgtaataattttaaaagaaagaaattttacaatattactgtttgttttgtatttatcaaataaatgcagccttggtacaCATGAaatacttcttttaaaaactgttttgttttttttttgaatggcAGAATGGTCCACCAACTTTTTAAACCATATTTGTGACTTCTTTGCTTAACATCATAAAGATTGGAATGGTCACTTTTAACAACCTATGCTCATTCTCATGGAGCTCTCCGTGTTGTGAGAGTAAGAAGGGGCATATTGCATCTCTCAAATTTCAGCAGATAACATTCAGACACATACAAGCACTCAGACACTATGTGTCctagatttaaaaataaacctCCGACCATTAATAAAACTCTTTCAGCCTTCATCACCTCTGTCAGATCCGCACACACTTGAAATCACATACACATGCATGCACAAACACAGTCTTCCTGATCTTTATCCTGAAGTGTCCCACACTTCTGCTTTTAAACTTGCCCCTCCATTCATcaacatcatacacacaca encodes the following:
- the si:ch211-171h4.3 gene encoding serine/threonine-protein kinase SBK1, with translation MTTATRLLDELCHLTVQSLESLEPADHFQIIKLLGEGSYGKVMLAVHKKRGTPMALKFFQRESTSLLSFLREYNLSLAFCTHPSLTSALGIAFSTPTHYVFAQQPCLYGDLYDVIVPEVGLEESHAQGVASQISGALSHLHSLGFVHRDVKPENIFLCDSTCRWVKLGDFGMVKAAETRVPCVWYSSPYCTPEAEIARKGKETDLGHSEVDDNGNKPKGDSGKTQRMLVSVDPSTDSWALGILIYTMLMGSLPWSETVSDNTAYKSYLQWSTWEVLPIQERGSDQPEDLEMATQFAAFTQLATCLLKSLLHPQPRLRGRPDEVGRYLGGAWLLDKDVSR